The proteins below come from a single Chitinophaga pinensis DSM 2588 genomic window:
- a CDS encoding arylsulfatase encodes MKNFLSLIVCLSVWFQVSAQQLAKRPNIIVILSDDMGYSDLGCYGSEIQTPNLDKLYKNGLRFTQFYNTARCCPSRASLLTGLYPHQAGMGWMRDKDAGLEGYQGGLSKHAVTMAEVVKPAGYTTLMVGKWHVSQGIRQDGPLANWPLQRGFDRFYGTIQGAGSYYDPATLCRGNQLITPATDTAYQPANYFYTDAVTHEAIRFISESDPAKPFFMYLAYTAAHWPLQAKPADIKKYKGMYDKGWEAIRKQRFEKMKKLGLLPANAELSPSDAPDWKDEKNKAVQAARMEVYAAMIDEMDQGIGEIMAQLKKQGLDENTVVMFMQDNGGCAEEIGTKGKTGPIAANPEKIKPRAKGEVEYDVIPKMTRDGKLIMKGEGIIGGPETTYVSYGKVWANVSNTPFREYKHWVHEGGISTPLIIHYPAGIRQHNSSNFVGHFIDIMPTVAELAGASYPSDWHNNKIIPMEGISLVPLFTGKALDRGKALCWEHEMNRAVRLGDWKLVAKGELLSEKDGYGEWKNYELGKWELYNIKTDRSELHDVSAQHPDMVKEMSAIWDDYAKRAKVLPAPWTPLQGTPESGQ; translated from the coding sequence ATGAAAAACTTCCTCTCCCTCATCGTCTGCCTGAGTGTATGGTTCCAGGTGTCTGCACAGCAGCTGGCTAAGCGGCCGAACATCATTGTAATATTAAGTGACGATATGGGATATTCGGATCTGGGTTGTTATGGCAGCGAGATCCAGACACCCAATCTTGATAAGTTGTATAAAAACGGGCTGCGTTTTACACAGTTTTATAATACCGCCCGTTGTTGTCCGTCCAGGGCTTCCCTGCTTACCGGGTTGTATCCCCATCAGGCAGGAATGGGCTGGATGCGGGATAAAGATGCTGGTCTGGAAGGTTACCAGGGAGGACTGAGTAAACATGCCGTAACGATGGCGGAAGTGGTAAAGCCGGCAGGTTATACCACATTGATGGTGGGTAAATGGCATGTCAGTCAGGGTATCCGCCAGGATGGTCCGCTGGCCAACTGGCCTTTACAACGTGGTTTTGACCGGTTTTACGGTACGATACAGGGTGCAGGCAGCTATTATGATCCTGCTACTTTGTGCCGGGGAAATCAGCTGATAACACCCGCAACTGATACTGCTTACCAGCCAGCTAACTATTTCTATACAGACGCGGTAACGCATGAAGCGATTCGTTTTATCAGCGAAAGCGACCCTGCTAAGCCGTTCTTTATGTACCTGGCTTATACGGCCGCACACTGGCCTTTACAGGCAAAACCGGCTGATATTAAGAAATATAAAGGCATGTATGATAAAGGCTGGGAGGCTATCCGTAAACAGCGTTTTGAGAAAATGAAGAAACTGGGTCTCCTGCCTGCCAACGCAGAACTGTCCCCTTCCGATGCGCCTGACTGGAAAGACGAAAAGAACAAAGCGGTACAGGCAGCAAGAATGGAAGTATATGCCGCAATGATCGATGAAATGGACCAGGGAATCGGGGAGATTATGGCACAACTGAAAAAACAGGGTCTCGATGAAAACACCGTTGTAATGTTTATGCAGGACAATGGTGGTTGCGCAGAGGAAATCGGTACAAAAGGAAAAACCGGTCCGATAGCAGCAAACCCTGAAAAGATAAAACCAAGGGCAAAAGGCGAAGTAGAGTATGATGTGATCCCTAAAATGACCAGAGACGGTAAACTGATCATGAAAGGAGAGGGTATCATTGGTGGTCCGGAAACAACTTATGTTTCATATGGAAAGGTATGGGCCAATGTTTCCAATACGCCCTTCCGTGAGTATAAACACTGGGTACATGAGGGCGGTATCTCTACACCGCTGATCATTCATTATCCGGCAGGTATCCGCCAGCATAACAGCAGCAATTTTGTAGGTCATTTTATTGATATCATGCCAACGGTAGCCGAACTGGCAGGTGCTTCCTATCCATCTGACTGGCATAACAATAAGATCATTCCGATGGAGGGGATCAGCCTGGTGCCTTTATTCACTGGTAAAGCACTGGACAGGGGTAAAGCGCTTTGCTGGGAACATGAGATGAACAGGGCCGTACGCCTGGGAGACTGGAAACTGGTCGCTAAAGGCGAATTGCTGAGTGAGAAAGATGGCTATGGTGAATGGAAGAACTATGAGCTGGGTAAATGGGAACTCTATAATATCAAAACTGACAGAAGTGAATTACACGATGTATCCGCCCAACATCCTGATATGGTAAAGGAAATGAGTGCGATCTGGGATGATTATGCCAAACGCGCTAAAGTATTACCAGCTCCATGGACGCCATTGCAGGGAACACCTGAAAGCGGACAGTAA
- a CDS encoding amino acid permease — protein sequence MIKKSIESLQQEAAQSGANTLKRNLGGVNLIAIGIGVIIGAGLFSLTGIAAANNTGPAVILSFLLAAVGCAFSALCYAELASMVPVAGSAYTYAYATMGELFAWIIGWDLVLEYSVGAATVGISWSKYLVTFLAKFNIHLPAQLVTSPFELVKLADGTQIHGFINLPAVLIIVFITSIIIFGTRGSALFNAIVVALKISVVLVFIALGWHYINPENYKPFIPQNTGEFGHFGLSGILRGAGVVFFVFIGFDIVATMAQETKNPKKNMPIGILGSLIVCTILFILFGYVMTGLAHYTEFKDNAAPVAVAIAHTPYEWLFLAVIAAILIGYTSVILVDLLGQSRVFYSMSKDGLLPPVFSRLHPRFATPYKSNIVLCVFISLFAGLVPIHVVGEMTSIGTLLAFVMVCLAVIILRKEQPDLPRTFRTPWVPVVPILGILTCLLMMFSLPLDTWIRLIVWLLIGFAIYFGYGRKHSVVAKGQQP from the coding sequence GTGATAAAAAAGTCAATTGAGAGTCTTCAACAGGAAGCAGCCCAAAGCGGGGCCAATACATTAAAACGCAATCTCGGAGGCGTTAATCTTATTGCTATAGGAATTGGAGTAATCATAGGCGCCGGACTGTTTTCCCTGACAGGTATCGCTGCTGCTAATAACACCGGACCAGCCGTTATACTGTCTTTCCTGCTGGCAGCCGTAGGCTGTGCTTTCAGTGCGCTTTGTTATGCAGAACTGGCCTCTATGGTGCCTGTAGCAGGTAGTGCCTATACGTATGCCTATGCCACGATGGGGGAACTGTTTGCCTGGATCATCGGATGGGACCTGGTACTTGAATATTCCGTAGGCGCTGCTACCGTGGGTATCAGCTGGTCTAAATACCTGGTGACCTTCCTCGCTAAATTCAATATTCATCTGCCAGCACAACTGGTCACGTCTCCTTTTGAACTGGTCAAACTGGCGGATGGTACGCAGATACATGGGTTTATCAATCTGCCCGCTGTATTAATCATCGTATTCATTACCTCTATTATCATCTTTGGTACGAGAGGTTCCGCCTTATTCAATGCGATTGTAGTAGCACTGAAGATCAGTGTTGTATTGGTCTTCATCGCTTTAGGATGGCATTATATCAATCCGGAAAACTATAAACCTTTTATTCCGCAGAATACCGGCGAATTCGGGCACTTCGGACTGAGTGGTATATTACGTGGTGCAGGTGTGGTCTTCTTTGTCTTCATTGGTTTTGATATCGTTGCCACCATGGCACAGGAAACAAAAAACCCTAAAAAGAACATGCCGATAGGTATTCTCGGTTCCCTGATCGTGTGTACAATTCTTTTTATCCTGTTTGGTTACGTGATGACCGGTCTGGCGCATTATACCGAGTTTAAAGACAACGCTGCCCCGGTTGCAGTCGCCATTGCACATACCCCGTATGAGTGGTTGTTCCTCGCTGTGATCGCAGCTATCCTGATCGGATATACGTCCGTGATACTGGTAGATCTCCTCGGACAGTCCCGCGTGTTCTACTCCATGAGTAAAGACGGTTTGCTGCCACCGGTATTCTCCAGATTACACCCGCGCTTCGCAACGCCTTACAAATCCAATATCGTACTCTGCGTGTTCATCAGCCTTTTCGCCGGACTGGTACCTATTCATGTAGTAGGAGAAATGACCAGTATCGGTACCTTGCTTGCCTTCGTAATGGTATGTCTGGCAGTGATCATCCTGCGGAAAGAACAGCCCGATCTGCCAAGAACATTCAGAACGCCATGGGTGCCGGTAGTGCCTATCCTGGGTATTCTGACCTGCTTACTCATGATGTTCTCCCTGCCCCTGGATACCTGGATCAGGCTGATTGTATGGTTACTGATCGGTTTTGCCATTTACTTTGGTTATGGCCGTAAACATAGTGTGGTAGCCAAAGGACAGCAACCTTAA
- a CDS encoding helix-turn-helix domain-containing protein, with the protein MQLSDGKFYGNTVRQTILTHFCLTQTVYSADVALPRHHHENPYFSLLLEGNYLEKTQKEETIIAGGHSIFRPFDHEHANIFDGKTGKCFNLELKNDISSHFSREMKEQRPIILQQSSLDLFLLYYRFIKGHPADTLDMLSFEIITALFEKQQLSRFGQTPWINTITARINDMPAEQHSVDSLAAVVNVHPVYMLRKFKEKTGLRLSEYITRVRLEKAANSIVAGKDNLTAITYDSGFYDQPHFTRQFKRYFGASPRDFGKTLKG; encoded by the coding sequence ATGCAGTTAAGCGACGGGAAATTTTATGGCAATACTGTTCGTCAGACGATACTCACTCATTTCTGTCTGACGCAAACCGTGTACAGCGCTGATGTAGCCCTGCCACGGCACCATCATGAAAATCCTTATTTCAGCCTGCTGCTGGAAGGTAATTACCTGGAGAAAACACAAAAGGAAGAAACGATCATTGCTGGCGGACACTCTATATTCCGCCCCTTCGATCATGAACATGCGAATATCTTCGACGGTAAAACCGGTAAATGCTTCAATCTTGAGCTCAAAAATGATATCAGCAGCCATTTTTCCCGGGAGATGAAAGAGCAGCGTCCCATTATCCTGCAACAATCGTCGCTGGACCTTTTCCTCCTGTATTACCGTTTTATCAAAGGCCATCCGGCAGATACACTGGACATGTTGTCTTTTGAGATCATCACTGCACTGTTTGAAAAGCAACAATTGTCACGCTTCGGACAAACACCCTGGATCAACACCATCACCGCACGTATCAATGATATGCCGGCAGAACAACACAGCGTGGATAGTCTTGCCGCTGTCGTGAACGTACACCCTGTCTATATGCTGCGTAAGTTCAAAGAGAAAACCGGTCTGCGTCTCTCTGAATACATTACCCGTGTACGACTGGAAAAAGCTGCCAACAGCATTGTGGCCGGCAAAGACAACCTGACCGCCATCACCTATGACAGCGGTTTCTATGATCAGCCGCATTTTACACGCCAGTTCAAGCGTTATTTCGGCGCCTCCCCCAGAGACTTCGGAAAGACCTTAAAAGGTTAG
- a CDS encoding ABC transporter permease encodes MFKNYVKTAFRNLLRNKIYSGINILGLSMGLACGMLIILYVKDEVSYDRFHDNLNNIYRISTVQYNVEGKREGAMGYSGYLQGPRFAADVPGINAFTRVEQDMRDVKNGAHIKAWQIHLADSSFFSIFSFPLLSGNPKTALLAPDAVVITEDVAKEQFGTKDALGKVLMMKQGDDQFKPYTVTGVAKRIPQNSSLKFKILVPIRASAQDEGNDENWFNFFLNTFVVLDPGADRTQVETNMQQVYTAQSAAVFERQQQQYGPQGKTVYQLQPMNELHLSKTYRADNGLTDASDPIFSYILSGIAAFILLIACINFVNLTIARSVKRAKEIGIRKVVGGGRMQLIMQFMGESFILSIAAFILALILVQLSLPVFNELSNKALAISYLFDFKLVGGYLLLFFMTGFLAGFYPSLVLSGFNPVKVLYNRFTLSGKNYLQKGLVVLQFTLASFLIIGTITIYCQFRYLTTRQLGYDDKDLVILRHSRIPYLRADAFRADLMRNGAVADVAFKNVGDWMTSAKVNGDLTVNFSYETVDEKYLPLLKIPVVKGRNFSKAFPSDSTHAVLVNEAFVKTAGWKDPIGQEVNFWYNKDEKYTVVGVVKDYHYVDLKQRITEQLFTMKNSNQYGATFVKIKPGKETAALAHIAVIYKKYFPLSPYEYTFMNDENLKRYESEAKWKQIILFSAILTIFISCIGLFGLSVLSAEKRTKEIGIRKVLGASVAAVVAILSTDFLKLVIISFVLSMPIAWIVSNKWLESYPYRITVSWWIFATAAFLVVGVALMTVSFYAVKAAVADPVKSLKGE; translated from the coding sequence ATGTTCAAAAACTACGTTAAGACTGCATTCAGGAACCTGTTAAGGAATAAGATCTATTCTGGCATTAACATTCTCGGACTGAGTATGGGCCTTGCCTGTGGTATGTTGATCATTTTGTATGTGAAAGACGAGGTCAGTTATGACCGCTTTCATGACAATCTGAATAATATCTACCGGATCAGTACCGTACAGTATAATGTGGAAGGCAAGAGAGAGGGGGCCATGGGTTACTCCGGTTATCTTCAGGGACCACGTTTTGCAGCGGATGTACCGGGTATTAATGCCTTTACAAGGGTAGAACAGGATATGCGTGATGTGAAGAACGGTGCGCATATTAAAGCCTGGCAAATACACCTGGCTGATTCCAGCTTCTTTTCTATCTTCTCTTTTCCGCTGCTCAGCGGTAATCCGAAAACAGCTTTACTGGCGCCTGATGCAGTTGTGATTACAGAAGATGTAGCGAAAGAACAGTTCGGCACAAAGGATGCATTAGGAAAGGTCCTGATGATGAAACAGGGTGACGATCAGTTTAAACCCTATACCGTAACGGGCGTCGCCAAAAGAATACCACAGAACTCCTCACTTAAATTCAAGATATTAGTTCCTATCCGGGCTTCGGCACAGGATGAGGGCAATGATGAAAACTGGTTCAATTTCTTCCTCAATACATTTGTTGTACTGGATCCGGGCGCTGACAGAACTCAGGTAGAGACCAACATGCAACAGGTCTATACGGCACAGTCAGCAGCCGTTTTTGAACGTCAGCAGCAGCAATATGGTCCGCAGGGTAAGACGGTTTACCAGTTACAGCCCATGAATGAGCTGCACCTCAGTAAAACCTACAGAGCGGACAACGGACTGACAGACGCCAGTGATCCTATTTTCTCCTACATTCTCTCCGGTATTGCGGCATTCATTCTACTGATCGCCTGTATTAACTTTGTAAACCTGACCATTGCCCGTTCTGTGAAACGTGCAAAAGAAATAGGCATCCGTAAGGTAGTCGGGGGCGGAAGAATGCAGCTTATTATGCAGTTCATGGGAGAGTCCTTTATTCTCAGCATCGCCGCTTTTATACTGGCCCTGATACTCGTGCAGCTTTCCCTGCCGGTATTTAATGAATTATCCAATAAAGCACTGGCGATAAGTTACCTCTTCGATTTTAAACTGGTAGGGGGCTATCTGTTACTTTTCTTTATGACCGGTTTCCTGGCAGGCTTCTATCCGTCACTGGTATTGTCTGGTTTTAACCCAGTGAAAGTATTATACAACAGGTTCACTTTATCCGGTAAGAATTATCTGCAGAAAGGACTGGTGGTATTACAGTTTACGCTGGCTTCTTTCCTGATCATAGGTACTATTACGATCTATTGCCAGTTTCGTTATCTGACTACCCGTCAGCTGGGCTATGATGATAAGGACCTGGTGATACTCAGGCATAGCCGTATTCCTTATCTGCGGGCAGATGCATTCAGAGCAGACCTGATGCGGAATGGCGCTGTTGCAGATGTCGCATTTAAGAACGTAGGGGACTGGATGACGTCGGCGAAAGTGAATGGGGATCTGACAGTTAATTTCAGCTATGAGACAGTAGATGAAAAGTACCTGCCCCTATTGAAAATACCTGTCGTAAAGGGTAGAAATTTCTCTAAAGCTTTTCCTTCGGATTCGACACACGCGGTGTTGGTGAATGAAGCGTTTGTAAAAACGGCCGGCTGGAAAGATCCTATCGGACAAGAGGTCAACTTCTGGTATAACAAAGACGAAAAGTATACCGTAGTGGGCGTCGTGAAAGACTATCATTATGTAGACCTGAAACAACGCATCACGGAGCAGCTCTTTACGATGAAGAACAGCAATCAATACGGTGCGACCTTTGTCAAAATAAAACCAGGTAAGGAAACCGCCGCGTTGGCGCATATTGCAGTTATTTACAAGAAATACTTTCCACTGAGTCCTTATGAGTATACTTTCATGAATGATGAAAACCTGAAACGGTATGAGTCTGAAGCCAAATGGAAGCAGATCATCCTGTTCAGTGCAATTCTGACGATCTTTATTTCCTGTATCGGACTATTCGGCTTGTCCGTCCTGTCCGCAGAAAAAAGAACCAAAGAGATTGGTATACGCAAAGTACTGGGAGCCTCTGTAGCTGCGGTAGTAGCCATACTATCCACAGACTTTCTGAAACTGGTGATCATATCCTTTGTACTGTCTATGCCAATAGCCTGGATAGTAAGTAATAAATGGCTGGAGAGTTATCCTTACCGTATTACAGTCAGCTGGTGGATATTCGCCACCGCTGCATTCCTGGTAGTAGGTGTCGCACTGATGACCGTGAGTTTCTACGCAGTAAAGGCAGCGGTAGCTGATCCTGTAAAAAGTCTGAAAGGCGAATAA
- a CDS encoding response regulator transcription factor — protein MSYKLLYVEDEPFLSRIVSDGLKASGYEVHLITDGKKALSAFETIQPDICVLDIMLPSKDGYTIAEEIRLLDHQVPIIFLSAKSLTEDVVKGFKTGGNDYLKKPFSMEELLVRIEALLYRFSGAPQQQPAGKETLYHFGTCTLDTVQQTLVTSSGKHTLSFKESALLEMLIRRKNDILERQEALLKIWNDDSYYNTRSMDVFMTHIRKLLKDEPGIQILSIRGVGYKLIC, from the coding sequence ATGAGTTATAAGCTATTATATGTAGAAGACGAGCCATTTCTGTCACGCATTGTCAGTGATGGCTTAAAAGCAAGCGGCTATGAAGTACACCTGATTACCGACGGAAAGAAAGCTTTGTCCGCATTTGAAACCATTCAGCCCGATATCTGTGTGCTGGATATCATGCTACCATCCAAGGATGGCTACACGATTGCAGAAGAGATCCGGCTGTTAGACCACCAGGTGCCGATCATCTTCCTGAGTGCAAAATCACTGACAGAAGATGTGGTGAAAGGGTTTAAGACAGGCGGGAATGACTACCTTAAGAAACCCTTCAGTATGGAGGAACTGCTGGTGCGTATAGAAGCCTTACTATATCGTTTCTCGGGCGCCCCGCAACAGCAACCAGCCGGGAAGGAAACACTGTATCATTTTGGAACCTGTACCCTGGATACGGTGCAGCAGACATTAGTGACCTCCAGCGGAAAGCATACCTTATCCTTTAAAGAATCAGCTTTGCTGGAAATGCTGATTCGCCGCAAAAACGATATCCTGGAAAGACAGGAAGCCCTGTTAAAGATCTGGAATGACGACAGCTACTATAATACGCGCAGTATGGACGTATTCATGACACATATACGTAAACTGCTGAAAGATGAACCGGGCATCCAGATCCTTAGTATCAGAGGTGTGGGCTATAAACTGATATGTTAA
- a CDS encoding winged helix-turn-helix transcriptional regulator, protein MPKFSTTPPESEAACNASLQALGDALYVIGGKWKLRIIIALSEGLKRFNEIQRRVDGISARVLSSELKDMELNGFISRTVHPGNANLVEYELTEYSGTLQDVVRSLIDWGTMHRINIKNRMKQVAETSS, encoded by the coding sequence ATGCCAAAATTTTCTACCACACCTCCTGAAAGCGAAGCAGCATGTAATGCCTCTCTTCAGGCCCTGGGTGATGCCTTATATGTTATCGGAGGAAAATGGAAACTCCGGATCATCATCGCCCTTTCCGAAGGACTCAAAAGATTCAACGAAATACAACGCAGAGTGGATGGTATATCAGCCAGGGTATTATCCAGCGAACTGAAAGATATGGAACTGAACGGCTTTATCAGCAGAACGGTCCACCCTGGTAATGCGAACCTGGTAGAATATGAGCTGACTGAATACAGCGGTACCTTACAGGACGTTGTCAGGTCGCTGATAGACTGGGGAACCATGCACAGAATAAATATCAAAAACAGGATGAAACAGGTAGCCGAAACAAGCTCTTAA
- a CDS encoding S41 family peptidase, with the protein MRKLLLALTMCCTAGFSQAQDNAQWLRYPAISPDGKTIAFGYKGDIYRVDVNGGVAVPVTIHEAQDMMPVWSHDGKYLAFASDRYGNFDVFVMPATGGTPVRLTYNSASDYPYDFSPDNKQVLFGSSRNAPAASVRFSSGLFANLYTVPVTGGRSLLVSAAGAENAHYNSKGTQIIFQDRKGYEDPWRKHHTSAVTRDIWVFDVAAKTYKQVSGYEGEDREPLFAGDNDIYYLSEKGGIAQNLFKASAIDKNKMQQLTKFEKHPVRHLSKSDDNLLCFTWNGEIYTLKEGQQPKKLAVQIFNDGRSSVTKPIPISGNVTQFAMRPDGKEMAFVARGEVFVTSVEGNMTKRITNTPQQERSVAWSPDGKKLVYAAERNGNWDVYQTTIVRAEEPYFFAATLLKEEPLIATDAEEFQPVFSPDGKEIAFVEDRNVLRVYNIASKKSRTLLPAGRNFSYSDGDWEFAWSPDSKWIVTDDHQGYFNVTNAGIIPADGKGQTIYPVMSGFGEGNTKWASDGKIMTWLSDRDGRRGLARQGSTEVDIFGVFFDQEAYDRFKLSKDDFNLLKEKEDNAKKKDTVAAKKDSAAPKKPFNPDFNNLDSRIVRFTVNSASIGDYVLNSDASKIFYMAAFEKGYDLWTTEPRTGETKILAKLGGSPGSIALSKDGNTVFVSNRGSVVKVDASSGKITPVSINTEFVLDQEAERRYIYEHAWKQVVDKFYDPATLKKIDWEMYAKNYERFLPYISNNYDYQELLSELLGELNASHTGGRYYGGRADGDNTAALGLLYDETYTGNGLKVDEVISGGPFDKAFSKLKKGNIIERIDGEEVSAKQDWALFLNRKTGNNVLVSIYDPAANKHWDESVRPISNGEEGNLMYKRWVNTMRTMVDKLSGGKVGYVHVQGMNDASFRSVYDEVMGKNREKKALIVDTRFNGGGWLHDDLYNFLDGKTYLNFAPQGNRTKSFEPQTRWTRPSCVLMGEGNYSDAHIFPFIYKQDNLGKLVGMPVAGTGTAVWWERQIDQSLVFGIPMVATFGKTGDHPLENTQLEPDIRVPLRYEDAFSGKDNQLEAAVTEMLKEIK; encoded by the coding sequence ATGAGAAAACTACTACTTGCCTTGACGATGTGCTGTACTGCCGGCTTTAGCCAGGCGCAGGATAATGCACAATGGCTACGATATCCCGCTATCTCTCCTGATGGTAAAACCATCGCCTTCGGTTACAAAGGAGACATCTACCGCGTAGATGTAAATGGTGGGGTTGCAGTACCTGTCACCATTCATGAAGCACAGGACATGATGCCCGTATGGAGCCATGATGGTAAATACCTGGCTTTTGCCAGTGACCGCTACGGTAACTTTGATGTATTCGTAATGCCTGCTACCGGCGGTACCCCGGTTCGTCTGACCTACAACAGCGCCAGCGATTATCCTTACGACTTCTCACCTGATAATAAACAGGTACTTTTCGGCAGCTCCCGTAATGCACCTGCTGCGAGCGTGCGCTTCAGCTCCGGACTGTTTGCCAATCTGTATACCGTACCTGTTACGGGTGGCCGTTCCCTGCTGGTAAGTGCCGCCGGCGCAGAAAATGCCCACTATAACAGCAAAGGCACACAGATCATTTTTCAGGACAGGAAAGGCTATGAAGATCCATGGCGTAAACACCACACTTCTGCCGTAACAAGAGATATCTGGGTGTTTGATGTAGCTGCGAAAACCTATAAACAGGTGTCCGGCTATGAAGGAGAAGACCGCGAACCACTGTTCGCCGGCGACAATGATATCTACTACCTGAGTGAAAAAGGTGGGATCGCCCAGAACCTCTTCAAAGCATCTGCTATAGATAAAAACAAGATGCAACAGCTGACGAAATTCGAAAAACATCCGGTACGTCACCTGTCTAAATCTGATGATAACCTGCTCTGCTTCACCTGGAACGGTGAAATCTATACCCTCAAAGAAGGACAGCAGCCAAAGAAACTTGCTGTACAGATCTTCAATGACGGCCGTTCTTCCGTTACCAAACCGATTCCCATCAGTGGTAACGTGACCCAGTTTGCTATGCGTCCTGACGGAAAGGAAATGGCATTCGTGGCCCGTGGGGAGGTTTTTGTGACCAGCGTAGAAGGTAATATGACCAAACGTATCACAAACACGCCGCAACAGGAACGTTCTGTTGCCTGGTCGCCTGATGGAAAGAAACTGGTGTATGCCGCCGAAAGGAACGGTAACTGGGACGTGTATCAGACAACCATCGTACGTGCAGAAGAGCCTTATTTCTTTGCAGCTACCCTGCTGAAAGAAGAACCGCTGATCGCTACGGATGCAGAAGAATTCCAGCCGGTATTCTCTCCTGACGGAAAAGAGATCGCTTTTGTAGAAGACCGTAACGTACTCCGCGTATATAATATCGCTTCAAAGAAAAGCCGTACCCTCTTACCTGCCGGCCGCAACTTCTCCTATTCTGACGGTGACTGGGAATTTGCCTGGAGTCCCGACAGCAAATGGATCGTAACAGATGACCACCAGGGTTATTTCAATGTCACCAATGCAGGGATTATTCCTGCGGATGGTAAAGGACAGACAATCTATCCGGTAATGAGTGGTTTTGGCGAAGGCAACACCAAATGGGCGTCAGATGGTAAAATCATGACCTGGCTGAGCGACCGTGATGGTCGTCGCGGACTGGCACGCCAGGGAAGCACAGAAGTAGACATCTTCGGCGTGTTCTTCGACCAGGAAGCTTATGACAGATTTAAGCTGTCCAAAGACGATTTTAACCTCCTGAAAGAGAAAGAAGATAACGCTAAGAAAAAGGATACGGTAGCGGCTAAAAAAGACAGCGCAGCGCCTAAAAAGCCTTTTAATCCTGATTTCAATAACCTGGATAGCAGGATTGTAAGATTTACGGTTAACAGCGCCTCTATCGGTGATTATGTGCTGAACAGCGATGCCAGCAAGATCTTCTATATGGCCGCCTTTGAAAAAGGCTATGATCTCTGGACAACCGAACCGAGAACCGGAGAAACCAAAATACTGGCTAAACTCGGTGGTAGTCCGGGTAGTATCGCCCTGAGCAAAGACGGTAATACCGTGTTTGTCAGCAACCGTGGCAGCGTGGTAAAAGTAGACGCCTCTTCCGGCAAAATAACACCTGTATCCATCAATACGGAGTTTGTACTCGATCAGGAAGCGGAGCGCCGTTATATCTACGAACACGCCTGGAAACAGGTAGTAGACAAGTTCTATGATCCGGCGACACTGAAGAAGATAGACTGGGAAATGTATGCCAAGAACTATGAGCGTTTTCTGCCTTACATCAGCAACAACTACGATTACCAGGAACTGCTGAGTGAATTACTGGGAGAACTGAATGCTTCTCATACAGGTGGCCGTTATTATGGCGGACGCGCTGATGGTGATAACACTGCTGCACTGGGATTATTGTATGATGAAACCTATACAGGCAACGGACTGAAAGTAGATGAAGTGATCAGCGGCGGACCGTTTGACAAGGCTTTCAGCAAACTGAAGAAAGGCAATATCATCGAGCGTATTGACGGAGAAGAAGTTTCCGCTAAACAGGATTGGGCCTTATTCCTGAACCGTAAGACGGGTAATAACGTATTGGTAAGCATCTACGATCCTGCTGCTAACAAACACTGGGACGAGTCTGTAAGACCCATCTCCAACGGTGAAGAAGGTAACCTGATGTACAAACGTTGGGTAAACACCATGCGGACGATGGTAGATAAACTCAGTGGCGGTAAAGTAGGTTATGTACACGTACAGGGTATGAACGACGCGAGCTTCCGTTCTGTATACGACGAAGTAATGGGTAAGAACAGGGAGAAAAAAGCACTGATCGTGGACACCCGTTTCAATGGTGGCGGATGGTTGCATGATGATCTGTATAACTTCCTGGATGGTAAGACCTATCTGAACTTTGCACCACAGGGTAACCGTACAAAATCCTTCGAACCACAGACCCGCTGGACAAGACCAAGCTGTGTACTGATGGGAGAGGGTAACTATAGCGACGCGCATATCTTCCCTTTCATTTACAAACAGGACAACCTGGGTAAACTGGTCGGTATGCCGGTAGCAGGAACAGGTACTGCCGTATGGTGGGAAAGACAGATTGATCAGTCATTGGTATTTGGTATCCCGATGGTAGCAACCTTCGGTAAAACAGGCGATCATCCGCTGGAGAATACACAGCTGGAACCGGATATCCGTGTACCGCTGCGTTATGAAGATGCTTTCAGTGGAAAGGATAACCAGCTGGAAGCAGCGGTGACCGAAATGCTGAAAGAAATTAAGTAA